The Deinococcus wulumuqiensis R12 genome has a window encoding:
- a CDS encoding S8 family serine peptidase has protein sequence MFRRALLLTALVAGAGVAQSALPPALPTLQPVPPPASVPALRGTFAPLPAGPLLPGPLAPSVSPATASSPVTAALSPFSPRDPLYARQWNLAAIRMPQAWALWQTQKTLSPVTVAVLDTGHVASPELAGRVFGGYDFVSDPARAGDGGGRDRDASAVGQFAYHGEVIANLIGAAHDGRGMAGINPRARIVHVRVADVNGEIAPQDLIDGLRWAAGLSVPGVPSNPNPARVLNLSLFADFIPLTGCDARIQKAVDEVTARGVLVVVGAGNDGRDASGYSPAGCRGVLTVTSVDGAGQRPGYANWGRTVSLGAPGGDPAHGVVASSVSGVGGEREPNGTSFAAPHVSGVASLLLSVRPGLTRATLSSLLTRQVTPFVAGRCDADPRRTCGTGLLNAEAALKAALALPPVPKP, from the coding sequence ATGTTCAGACGTGCCCTGCTGCTCACTGCCCTGGTCGCCGGGGCGGGGGTCGCCCAGTCCGCCCTGCCGCCCGCGCTGCCCACCCTGCAACCCGTCCCGCCGCCCGCGTCCGTTCCGGCGCTGCGGGGCACGTTCGCCCCCCTGCCCGCCGGACCCCTGCTGCCTGGCCCGCTCGCGCCTTCCGTTTCCCCGGCGACGGCTTCTTCCCCGGTGACGGCTGCCCTGTCCCCCTTTTCTCCGCGTGACCCGCTCTACGCCCGGCAGTGGAACCTCGCCGCCATTCGCATGCCGCAGGCGTGGGCGCTGTGGCAGACGCAAAAAACCCTGTCTCCGGTCACGGTGGCGGTGCTGGACACGGGCCACGTGGCCTCGCCGGAACTGGCCGGACGGGTGTTCGGCGGCTACGACTTCGTGTCGGACCCGGCGCGGGCGGGCGACGGCGGCGGGCGTGACCGGGACGCGAGTGCGGTGGGGCAATTCGCCTACCACGGCGAGGTCATCGCCAACCTCATCGGCGCGGCGCACGACGGGCGCGGCATGGCGGGCATCAACCCGCGTGCCCGCATCGTGCATGTGCGCGTGGCCGACGTGAACGGCGAAATCGCCCCGCAGGACCTCATAGACGGCCTGCGCTGGGCGGCGGGCCTGAGCGTGCCCGGCGTGCCGAGCAACCCCAATCCGGCGCGGGTGCTCAACCTCAGCCTCTTTGCCGACTTCATTCCGCTCACCGGCTGCGACGCCCGGATTCAGAAGGCGGTGGACGAGGTGACGGCCAGAGGCGTCCTGGTCGTCGTCGGGGCGGGCAACGACGGGCGCGACGCGAGCGGCTACTCGCCCGCCGGATGCCGGGGCGTGCTGACGGTGACGAGTGTGGACGGGGCAGGCCAGCGCCCCGGTTACGCCAACTGGGGCCGCACGGTGTCGCTCGGTGCGCCCGGCGGCGACCCCGCGCACGGCGTGGTGGCGAGCAGCGTGAGCGGCGTGGGGGGCGAACGCGAACCCAACGGCACGTCCTTTGCGGCCCCCCACGTTTCGGGCGTGGCGAGCCTGCTGCTCAGCGTGCGCCCTGGCCTCACCCGCGCGACGCTGAGCAGCCTGCTGACCCGGCAGGTCACGCCCTTCGTGGCGGGACGCTGTGACGCGGACCCCCGCCGCACCTGTGGCACGGGCCTGCTGAATGCCGAAGCCGCCCTCAAAGCGGCGCTGGCGCTGCCCCCGGTTCCCAAACCCTGA